Proteins from a genomic interval of Papaver somniferum cultivar HN1 chromosome 4, ASM357369v1, whole genome shotgun sequence:
- the LOC113273826 gene encoding uncharacterized protein LOC113273826 yields MLDKKKSYATRLTGLKKKVHEFSTLVDVDACMLVYGGPKQRGSHHRRRDDQPETFPENRRDVIRIVNRYLGIPKEERVKRHEKLSDDNGKNKIEEEDDDNKDELVNNQKRGNGSNSDGLEWDDQYDKLSADELQRLIDSVESKIGIIDEKIQVMENPRSGGVSDPRVVANDTTQGISNNNNNNSMLMQMQMQPIYVLQPAFNQNLAAANNGSTGMVPMGVPMGMINPMSTANGENVPYPIIPMVPMMAARPTGRDNMVPMMAVRPSGRDNNNQEVYGNHQGQQVAYFVPQAGNNQGQQVAYIVPQAGNNQGQQVGYFVPQAGNNQGQQVAYIVPQAFVQPTPSTRSFIPDLMPGASDA; encoded by the coding sequence atgttggataaaaaaaaatcttatgcgACAAGATTGACAGGATTAAAGAAGAAAGTTCATGAGTTCTCTACATTAGTTGATGTTGATGCTTGTATGCTTGTCTATGGCGGACCTAAACAGAGGGGTTCTCATCATCGCCGTCGTGATGATCAGCCCGAGACATTCCCTGAGAATCGACGCGATGTGATTCGAATTGTGAATCGTTATCTTGGTATTCCTAAGGAAGAACGTGTTAAAAGACACGAAAAACTATCTGATGATAATGGAAAGAacaagattgaagaagaagatgatgataataAGGATGAATTAGTTAATAACCAGAAAAGAGGTAATGGGAGTAATTCTGATGGGTTAGAATGGGATGATCAGTACGACAAGTTAAGTGCTGATGAACTTCAACGGCTGATTGACTCTGTGGAGTCCAAGATTGGAATTATTGATGAGAAAATTCAGGTCATGGAAAACCCTAGAAGTGGTGGAGTTTCTGATCCTAGGGTTGTTGCTAATGATACAACTCAGGGaattagtaataataataataataatagtatgctgatgcagatgcagatgcaaccAATATATGTTCTTCAACCTGCCTTCAATCAGAATCTTGCTGCTGCTAACAATGGTTCTACTGGAATGGTGCCAATGGGGGTACCAATGGGGATGATAAATCCGATGAGTACAGCTAACGGGGAGAATGTACCGTATCCCATCATTCCAATGGTTCCAATGATGGCAGCCCGACCAACTGGAAGAGACAATATGGTTCCGATGATGGCAGTCCGACCAAGTGGAAGAGACAATAATAACCAGGAGGTATATGGAAATCATCAAGGCCAGCAAGTTGCGTATTTTGTGCCTCAGGCTGGAAATAACCAAGGGCAGCAGGTTGCGTATATTGTGCCACAGGCTGGAAATAACCAAGGGCAGCAAGTTGGGTATTTTGTGCCACAGGCTGGAAATAACCAAGGGCAGCAGGTTGCATATATTGTGCCGCAGGCATTCGTCCAGCCAACGCCTTCGACGAGGTCGTTTATACCAGATTTGATGCCTGGTGCTTCAGATGCATAA